From Aristaeella lactis, the proteins below share one genomic window:
- a CDS encoding GNAT family N-acetyltransferase: protein MNNGIIIRQAKKEDVRQIAEILVEDWQTAYRGIMDDDFLDSLSVNQRYEIEVKRYDKYVVAAEGNEILGYAWLESTEEAPADCEVIALYVRYSKRNKGTGKLLMRYAFNYFRSIGKKKMIIWCLKENHESRRFYEKVGGKEYQTGSHNWGGKGYEMISYLYDL from the coding sequence ATGAATAACGGGATCATTATAAGACAAGCGAAAAAAGAAGACGTCAGGCAGATAGCAGAAATCCTCGTTGAAGACTGGCAGACTGCCTATCGCGGAATAATGGATGATGATTTCCTGGATTCCCTGAGTGTGAACCAGCGATATGAGATCGAAGTCAAAAGATATGATAAGTATGTCGTTGCCGCTGAAGGAAATGAAATCCTGGGATATGCCTGGCTGGAATCAACGGAGGAAGCACCGGCAGACTGCGAAGTGATTGCCCTGTATGTCAGGTACTCAAAAAGAAACAAAGGCACCGGAAAGCTCCTGATGCGGTATGCTTTCAATTATTTCAGGAGCATCGGCAAGAAAAAAATGATCATCTGGTGCCTGAAAGAGAATCATGAATCACGGAGATTCTATGAAAAAGTCGGCGGCAAAGAGTATCAGACCGGCTCTCATAACTGGGGCGGCAAAGGCTACGAAATGATCTCTTACCTGTATGATTTATGA
- a CDS encoding S66 peptidase family protein, which translates to MLPPLLQSGNLIGLASPSWLATEESIAPSVTALESLGYRVRLAPQIFAHGWDYAATPEERAESFNALIRDPEVRLVFFGGGEGADDIVPLLDYEAARRDPKLYLSYSDGTSILNPIHAKTGLVTLYGQTPGRFPDTIAKYPTDYNLRQFTAFTTTRPKRHTAAAPWRTLVPGRAAGMLVGGYLANTIFAAATGQLLPEVAGDLILFVEDNKMFNGIEAFSAHIARLEQCGIMPRVRGLLFGLYSVPADEQVLTRLTRLGEKWNIPVAYSDDFGHGENSAILPIGVRAALDAGKCTLEYDWE; encoded by the coding sequence ATGCTTCCACCCCTCCTGCAATCAGGCAACCTCATCGGCCTCGCCTCGCCTTCCTGGCTGGCTACCGAGGAAAGCATTGCCCCTTCTGTCACCGCCCTGGAGTCGCTCGGTTATCGGGTCCGTCTTGCTCCGCAGATCTTCGCCCATGGTTGGGACTACGCCGCAACCCCGGAAGAGCGTGCCGAAAGTTTCAACGCCCTCATCCGCGACCCGGAAGTGCGCCTGGTCTTCTTCGGCGGCGGTGAAGGCGCCGATGATATCGTTCCCCTGCTGGACTATGAGGCTGCCCGCCGCGATCCCAAGCTGTACCTCAGCTACAGTGACGGCACCAGCATTCTGAACCCGATCCACGCAAAGACCGGCCTGGTCACTCTCTACGGCCAGACGCCCGGAAGATTTCCCGACACCATAGCGAAGTATCCGACAGACTACAACCTGCGCCAGTTTACCGCGTTTACAACTACGCGGCCGAAACGTCACACTGCCGCCGCCCCCTGGCGTACGCTCGTTCCGGGCCGTGCCGCGGGCATGCTGGTTGGCGGCTATCTGGCAAATACCATCTTCGCCGCGGCAACCGGGCAGCTGCTGCCCGAAGTTGCCGGAGACCTGATTCTCTTCGTTGAGGACAATAAGATGTTCAACGGCATTGAAGCGTTCAGCGCGCATATTGCCCGTCTCGAACAGTGCGGTATTATGCCGCGCGTGCGTGGCCTGCTGTTCGGCCTCTATTCCGTCCCGGCAGATGAACAGGTGCTGACGCGCCTTACCCGCCTGGGTGAAAAGTGGAATATTCCCGTCGCCTATTCAGATGACTTTGGTCACGGCGAAAACAGCGCCATCCTCCCCATCGGTGTCAGGGCAGCCCTGGACGCCGGGAAATGTACGCTGGAATATGACTGGGAATAA
- the tsaA gene encoding tRNA (N6-threonylcarbamoyladenosine(37)-N6)-methyltransferase TrmO, with the protein MKEIMIKPIGYVRNEVHEKKDISWGKDISFIELDEAYHTGLKGLEEFSHAIVLYYLDQAEYIRDKHLQRHPQERSDMPLVGIFSQRGKDRPNRIGLTSVEIISVSNSTLAVKSLDAINGTPVLDIKPYFPVYDKKDAKTPEWVDRLMEQYF; encoded by the coding sequence ATGAAAGAGATAATGATCAAACCGATAGGATATGTCAGGAACGAAGTTCACGAAAAGAAAGACATATCCTGGGGTAAGGATATATCCTTCATTGAATTGGATGAAGCGTATCATACCGGTCTGAAAGGCCTTGAAGAATTTTCCCACGCAATAGTGCTGTATTATCTGGATCAGGCGGAATATATAAGGGATAAGCACCTGCAAAGGCATCCTCAGGAACGGTCTGATATGCCTCTTGTGGGCATTTTTTCACAAAGAGGAAAAGACCGTCCCAACAGGATTGGCTTAACTTCTGTAGAAATTATATCTGTCAGCAACAGTACATTGGCTGTAAAGAGCCTTGACGCCATCAACGGCACGCCGGTTCTGGATATAAAGCCATATTTCCCGGTTTATGATAAAAAGGATGCCAAAACTCCCGAGTGGGTTGACCGGCTGATGGAGCAGTATTTCTGA
- a CDS encoding TlpA disulfide reductase family protein, with amino-acid sequence MKFCKAIRVFMSFLLIAVIAVSPACTLSETPWETMRFPLTGVEIDFPPASELFGSLELTSDIDLAPGVRFVEVYYIGAPKEMGLSLYRPDRAYTEEENQLLHSTCVSLLQIVCMDNGKTINHMPSDHRDFLNLKNFRELGSYEDHNFYICWLPDGYESAGMLSAEAKEEIESLVQSCMEPDRIRVFKPGEVSSVPIEFETTDLDGNPVQSGELFGKNTLTMVNVWTTWCGACLYELPSLQSLSERVSKKNVAVVGIVMDIQNPEDSETISNAKQLIADAGVQYMNLIPWDGILDVLPTYAYPTTYFIDSSGQLVGEPVTSAMSSYAYESIIKERLAVLVQGN; translated from the coding sequence TTGAAGTTCTGTAAAGCGATTCGCGTCTTTATGTCCTTTTTGCTGATTGCGGTCATCGCCGTTTCCCCTGCCTGCACGCTTTCTGAAACGCCATGGGAAACCATGCGTTTTCCTTTGACAGGTGTTGAGATTGATTTTCCGCCTGCTTCGGAGCTCTTCGGATCGCTTGAGCTGACGAGTGACATAGACCTGGCTCCCGGTGTCCGTTTTGTGGAAGTATATTACATAGGTGCTCCCAAAGAGATGGGCCTTTCTCTTTACAGGCCGGACCGGGCTTACACAGAGGAGGAGAACCAGCTTCTCCATAGCACATGCGTGTCCCTGCTGCAGATCGTATGTATGGATAACGGGAAGACAATCAATCATATGCCCTCCGACCACCGGGATTTTCTGAATCTGAAAAACTTCCGTGAACTTGGTTCTTACGAAGATCACAACTTCTATATATGCTGGCTTCCGGATGGATATGAGTCTGCAGGCATGCTTTCAGCGGAAGCAAAAGAAGAGATTGAATCCCTGGTGCAAAGCTGTATGGAACCGGATCGGATCCGTGTCTTCAAGCCCGGGGAAGTAAGCAGTGTGCCGATAGAATTTGAAACAACGGATCTTGACGGAAATCCGGTTCAGTCCGGGGAGCTGTTCGGAAAGAATACCCTGACAATGGTGAACGTCTGGACCACCTGGTGCGGAGCATGCCTGTACGAACTGCCGTCCCTTCAAAGTCTGAGCGAAAGGGTCAGCAAAAAGAATGTCGCGGTTGTCGGCATTGTGATGGATATCCAGAACCCGGAAGACAGTGAAACGATCAGCAATGCGAAGCAGCTCATTGCAGATGCCGGCGTACAGTATATGAATCTGATCCCCTGGGACGGAATCCTGGATGTGCTTCCGACCTATGCCTATCCCACCACGTATTTTATTGATTCAAGCGGACAGCTTGTCGGTGAACCTGTAACCAGTGCCATGTCTTCCTATGCTTATGAATCCATCATTAAAGAAAGACTCGCTGTTCTGGTACAGGGAAACTGA
- a CDS encoding LPXTG cell wall anchor domain-containing protein, whose amino-acid sequence MTNRTKLLTCLLLCLVFVAACSAALGASDEYPLWIGGTQVTAENCSQLSQNHWSYDPASHTLTLDNYTYSGLGYEYTNSRYAAIYYNGTENLTISLSGSNKITQSRDWAYDDDHVIRSDKADCTVTFAGSGSLDINMFDTWAGPAVFCKGPLVFSSGSVKAIGGNCGISASAITIKKEITAVEVQAYLDTAKAFNGKVINEVIGVGYNQWQQPTSIPADTAGKKLSYKEVGFPSMTFTLVYDPNDGLGAMDSEKVNEGEFFELPVCTIEPPEGKIFSHWEVSGVDLLGMPGSEVLITRSCVNNNTGEITVMARWAEAPAATIKTAPKGQECTYTGSPEELVTAGAAEHGTMQYVLGTDAETAPVSGWSTDIPTGVEAKTYYVWYRAIGDETHSSSQKHCVTAVIRKKEATVTAKAQTIPEGSKPESGVEYAELTDAVNGHTLSAVTITADGNKLVPSAAKILGAKEQDVTGNYTITYVPGDLIFRSKTSVKVTFRVVNGEWDNGGSDDREVILTGHEGDVLKLQASQIPGAGTKPAASCKAGSWNTTPDTETAVTKDTTYIYTYAEDPVYTVTVQGDKYTQGSGKDFVFTVKRSIRDNVTFDSFISVTMDGSPVSEKNYLKAAGSLVLTLKADYLDTLPAGDHKVVITFADGETKANLPIEKALPTPSPAPTATPRPVPHTGDSTHPAVWIGLLLLSLLGLFVVTAVLKASRKK is encoded by the coding sequence ATGACAAACAGAACAAAACTCCTGACATGCCTGTTGCTGTGCCTTGTATTCGTCGCAGCCTGCTCCGCCGCGCTGGGAGCATCCGATGAATATCCCCTCTGGATTGGCGGAACTCAGGTTACCGCGGAAAACTGCAGTCAACTGTCACAAAATCACTGGAGCTATGATCCTGCGTCCCATACCCTTACGCTGGACAACTATACCTACAGCGGCCTGGGATATGAATATACAAACAGCAGGTACGCCGCGATATACTATAACGGCACTGAAAACCTGACCATCTCCCTGAGCGGGTCAAACAAGATCACCCAGTCAAGAGACTGGGCCTATGATGACGATCACGTGATCAGGAGCGATAAAGCTGACTGTACCGTAACCTTTGCCGGTTCCGGCAGCCTGGACATAAATATGTTCGATACCTGGGCCGGTCCTGCGGTCTTCTGCAAGGGTCCGCTGGTTTTCAGCAGCGGCTCAGTCAAAGCAATCGGCGGAAACTGTGGTATCAGTGCGTCTGCGATTACCATCAAAAAAGAAATCACCGCCGTGGAAGTACAGGCGTATCTGGATACCGCCAAAGCCTTTAACGGAAAAGTGATCAATGAAGTAATCGGAGTCGGTTATAATCAGTGGCAGCAGCCCACAAGCATACCGGCCGATACCGCTGGAAAGAAGTTAAGCTATAAGGAAGTTGGCTTCCCTTCCATGACATTCACGCTTGTCTATGATCCCAATGACGGTCTGGGCGCCATGGATTCAGAGAAGGTAAATGAAGGCGAGTTTTTCGAACTTCCGGTATGCACTATTGAACCACCGGAGGGCAAGATATTCAGTCATTGGGAAGTCAGCGGCGTGGACCTGCTCGGTATGCCGGGATCCGAAGTACTGATAACCCGTTCCTGTGTAAATAACAATACCGGAGAGATCACGGTAATGGCCAGGTGGGCAGAAGCACCAGCCGCGACTATCAAGACCGCTCCCAAGGGACAGGAGTGCACCTACACAGGTTCCCCCGAGGAGCTTGTTACCGCAGGCGCAGCTGAACATGGCACGATGCAGTATGTTCTCGGTACAGATGCTGAAACAGCTCCTGTTTCCGGCTGGAGTACAGACATTCCCACCGGTGTCGAAGCGAAAACTTATTATGTTTGGTACCGGGCCATCGGCGATGAAACCCACAGCAGCTCCCAAAAGCATTGTGTCACAGCGGTCATCAGGAAAAAAGAGGCCACTGTCACGGCGAAAGCCCAGACAATCCCGGAAGGCAGCAAACCCGAATCCGGCGTGGAATATGCTGAACTGACTGATGCTGTAAATGGTCATACACTCAGTGCGGTAACAATTACCGCAGACGGCAATAAACTCGTACCATCCGCGGCAAAGATCCTTGGCGCCAAGGAGCAGGATGTGACCGGTAATTATACCATCACCTATGTGCCCGGCGATCTGATCTTCCGCAGCAAAACCAGTGTGAAGGTAACCTTCCGCGTGGTCAACGGCGAATGGGACAACGGCGGAAGTGATGACCGCGAAGTCATCCTGACAGGCCATGAAGGGGACGTCCTGAAGCTGCAGGCTTCCCAGATCCCAGGTGCGGGCACAAAACCCGCAGCCAGCTGCAAAGCCGGCAGCTGGAATACGACACCGGATACCGAAACCGCGGTCACGAAAGACACGACCTATATTTACACCTATGCGGAAGATCCGGTCTATACCGTTACGGTTCAGGGAGACAAGTATACCCAGGGCAGTGGAAAAGACTTTGTATTTACCGTAAAGCGCAGCATTCGGGACAATGTGACATTTGACAGTTTTATCAGCGTTACCATGGACGGCAGTCCCGTCAGTGAAAAGAATTATCTCAAGGCCGCCGGCAGCCTTGTCCTGACCCTGAAGGCAGACTACCTGGATACGCTGCCTGCCGGGGATCACAAGGTCGTGATCACCTTTGCCGATGGTGAGACAAAAGCAAACCTGCCCATTGAGAAGGCTTTGCCCACTCCCTCGCCCGCTCCGACTGCCACACCCCGTCCTGTTCCTCACACCGGTGACAGCACTCATCCGGCTGTCTGGATCGGACTGCTTCTTCTCAGCCTGCTGGGTCTGTTTGTTGTCACCGCAGTCCTGAAAGCTTCCCGGAAAAAGTAA
- a CDS encoding SH3 domain-containing protein produces MKKILSIAVILVTVLALMVPVLASAEDGKDMWVNCSNGKSLNVRTESSTKGEVIVRLECGTKVHVDYDAGNGWVAISDYHYSGYVQAGFLVSEKPGKYEITERDDNFVTLKNPYLASAKARGAKDNSSVCLRAKPNKTSSSIRRLTAGDQVKVIARGKVWSKVVDITTGKTGYVANDYIKKN; encoded by the coding sequence ATGAAAAAGATTCTCAGTATCGCCGTTATCCTGGTTACGGTTCTTGCTTTGATGGTTCCCGTCCTCGCCTCTGCGGAAGACGGAAAAGATATGTGGGTAAACTGCTCCAACGGAAAAAGCCTGAACGTACGGACAGAGTCCAGCACCAAAGGCGAAGTCATCGTCCGTCTGGAATGCGGTACCAAAGTACATGTTGACTATGACGCCGGCAACGGCTGGGTGGCCATCAGCGACTATCATTACTCCGGATATGTGCAGGCCGGTTTCCTGGTGAGCGAGAAGCCCGGCAAGTACGAAATCACTGAAAGGGACGATAATTTCGTTACCCTGAAGAATCCCTACCTGGCCAGCGCCAAAGCCCGCGGCGCCAAGGACAACAGCAGCGTATGCCTGCGCGCGAAGCCCAACAAAACCTCAAGTTCGATCCGCCGGCTGACTGCCGGGGACCAGGTGAAGGTCATTGCCCGCGGCAAGGTCTGGAGCAAGGTCGTGGATATCACAACCGGAAAGACCGGATATGTGGCGAATGATTATATCAAGAAGAACTGA
- a CDS encoding leucine-rich repeat domain-containing protein, whose amino-acid sequence MSKKTFQLIALMIMMICILSVSPAGCSESDHSVTLPKDAKERDDYLPLMEDTSIENIYVEDGNDFFRSIDGVLFTKDGKELLLYPAGRHEESYSVPEGTERIDDDCSFGYGCALKTLELPASLQSFCSENLHRTEIERYVADLASPVFCDVDGVLFSKDLKTLVAYPPGRQENEYAVPDGTEVIGIGAFYENKYVINILLPESIHTIGIDAFYMSYIESINLPKKMRSIGWSAFKDCYSLVFSDLHLPEGLTEIEAMSFETCQLLGTLHIPEGVTLIDQEALCFQAKLTDIYWPDSLNCFVDEAFMKEWVWDKLEMVFGWNDTGIADYTCVMHAHEGTPVSEWIKNYPHIVAPQGVDTMDVNGYTAACDRAMQKAGYKDAAVCYNPEEKWMAVKPLVAYNLHHAAAVYQYQGKTILCGFDDLDGCWKLKWVNETFLDDGNLPVLFAFYGEDSLRIILPDATFPDLLNAIDYRFDAKTLKLSSALYVKDYLWYEYYDLWQCRLQDNTLIYAYPDEWDYGDEGKQLEEKGEDFASVEVESGTVYLPTAVRLPFPPGVDFEYVTEEETIIP is encoded by the coding sequence ATGTCGAAAAAGACATTTCAACTGATCGCCCTGATGATCATGATGATCTGTATACTGTCGGTATCCCCCGCCGGCTGTTCTGAATCAGATCATTCCGTTACTCTCCCGAAGGATGCAAAAGAACGAGATGATTATCTGCCGTTAATGGAAGACACCTCCATAGAGAATATCTATGTGGAAGACGGGAATGATTTTTTCCGGTCCATTGACGGCGTGCTTTTTACGAAAGACGGAAAAGAACTGCTGCTTTATCCGGCAGGCCGGCATGAAGAAAGCTATTCTGTCCCGGAAGGGACAGAAAGAATAGACGATGATTGCTCCTTTGGATATGGCTGTGCACTGAAGACGCTGGAGCTGCCCGCTTCTTTGCAGTCATTCTGCAGCGAAAACCTGCACCGGACAGAGATTGAGCGCTATGTCGCTGACCTCGCCAGTCCCGTATTCTGCGATGTGGACGGTGTCCTGTTTTCGAAGGATCTGAAGACACTGGTCGCTTATCCGCCCGGCAGGCAGGAGAATGAATATGCTGTGCCGGATGGAACAGAGGTCATCGGTATTGGCGCGTTCTATGAAAACAAATATGTCATAAATATACTCCTGCCCGAAAGCATTCATACAATTGGCATTGATGCTTTTTACATGTCGTACATAGAAAGCATCAACCTGCCAAAGAAAATGAGATCCATTGGCTGGAGCGCCTTCAAGGATTGCTATAGCCTTGTTTTTTCTGATCTGCATCTCCCTGAAGGTCTGACAGAAATTGAGGCAATGTCTTTCGAAACCTGTCAGTTACTGGGAACTCTCCATATTCCGGAAGGAGTAACACTGATTGATCAGGAAGCGCTTTGTTTCCAAGCCAAATTGACAGATATCTACTGGCCTGACAGCCTCAATTGTTTCGTTGATGAAGCCTTTATGAAAGAATGGGTATGGGATAAGCTCGAAATGGTCTTTGGATGGAATGATACAGGCATTGCTGATTATACCTGTGTTATGCACGCTCATGAAGGCACGCCGGTTTCGGAATGGATCAAAAACTATCCTCATATCGTTGCGCCTCAGGGAGTGGATACCATGGATGTGAATGGTTATACAGCTGCCTGTGATCGGGCCATGCAGAAAGCAGGATATAAGGATGCGGCTGTCTGTTATAATCCGGAGGAGAAATGGATGGCTGTGAAGCCTTTGGTCGCCTACAATCTGCACCATGCTGCCGCGGTATACCAGTATCAGGGAAAAACGATCCTCTGCGGTTTTGATGACCTGGACGGCTGCTGGAAACTCAAGTGGGTAAACGAGACATTCCTGGATGACGGCAATCTGCCGGTATTGTTTGCCTTCTATGGGGAAGATTCACTGCGAATCATCCTGCCGGATGCAACCTTCCCCGACCTGCTCAATGCGATAGATTATCGTTTCGATGCCAAAACACTGAAACTGTCTTCAGCCCTGTATGTCAAAGATTATCTGTGGTATGAATACTATGATCTCTGGCAGTGCAGGCTGCAGGATAACACCCTGATTTATGCGTATCCTGACGAATGGGATTACGGCGATGAAGGAAAGCAGCTCGAAGAAAAAGGCGAAGATTTTGCTTCCGTTGAAGTGGAATCCGGCACAGTATACCTTCCCACCGCAGTAAGGCTGCCCTTCCCTCCGGGTGTTGATTTTGAATATGTGACTGAAGAAGAAACTATTATCCCATAG
- a CDS encoding pyrroline-5-carboxylate reductase family protein yields the protein MRIGIIGAGHLGKALIAGLVRSGLDQEQIILNARSAETMDAVKQTYPGIIVTADKKHLAAGSDVIVVVVKAQNAREVFTEIRETDLSGKTIISFMAGVSLNDMREWLQDTCREYALIRMMPTVGISICKGVIGVSCDHDPAGSDNVMDLFRHLGYVIRLPEEKLESITICAASGLAFTAYLMKAYRDSCNRLIDDPSVSEEITLRVFENVIESIRNEGSTFEKLIEQICTKGGTTEAGMNILQNSSLNGIINQCLDSAYARVSGLKGE from the coding sequence ATGCGTATTGGCATCATCGGCGCAGGTCATCTTGGAAAAGCATTGATCGCGGGGCTGGTCAGAAGCGGCCTGGACCAGGAACAGATCATCCTGAACGCGAGATCCGCAGAAACAATGGATGCGGTAAAGCAAACTTACCCCGGCATCATTGTCACCGCGGATAAAAAGCATCTGGCTGCCGGATCAGATGTGATTGTCGTTGTCGTTAAGGCGCAGAATGCCCGGGAAGTATTCACTGAGATCAGGGAAACAGATCTTTCAGGCAAAACGATCATCAGCTTTATGGCCGGTGTCAGCTTAAATGACATGCGGGAATGGCTGCAGGACACCTGCCGTGAATATGCTCTCATCCGAATGATGCCGACTGTGGGAATATCCATCTGCAAAGGCGTTATCGGTGTTTCCTGTGATCATGACCCGGCCGGATCCGATAACGTAATGGATCTGTTCCGGCACCTGGGGTACGTCATCCGTCTGCCGGAGGAAAAGCTTGAGAGTATCACGATCTGTGCGGCCAGCGGGCTGGCGTTTACGGCTTATCTGATGAAAGCGTACAGGGATTCCTGCAATAGGCTGATCGATGATCCTTCTGTCAGTGAAGAGATCACCCTGCGTGTTTTTGAAAACGTGATCGAATCCATCCGAAACGAAGGCAGCACGTTTGAAAAGCTCATTGAACAGATATGCACTAAAGGCGGAACCACAGAAGCCGGAATGAACATCCTTCAGAACAGCAGCCTGAATGGGATCATCAATCAGTGCCTGGATTCCGCTTACGCCCGTGTGAGCGGACTGAAAGGCGAATAA
- a CDS encoding methyltransferase domain-containing protein has product MSIGETITRKRKALGMTQKELAEKLSVSFQAVSKWETDASHPDVELLPALAEMLGTTVDALVGYRSPILADYEARYQSTEYYWGIEPNRLCYDILRMRPPVKPYKVLDIGCGEGKDAVFLARNGYRVSAIDIAENGLEKGRILAEKCGTRVDFFKADISDYRLTEKYDIILSSGVFHFLRPEIREEVTDNLKKFTNEGGIHALNVFVSKPYLKRSGQKKGNRYEWKSGELFSYYHDWHLHRIDEELFDCNSGGIPHQHCMDIMVAEKRR; this is encoded by the coding sequence ATGAGCATCGGTGAAACGATCACGAGAAAACGGAAGGCCCTGGGGATGACGCAAAAGGAACTGGCGGAGAAACTGTCAGTTTCTTTCCAGGCTGTTTCCAAATGGGAAACAGATGCATCCCATCCGGACGTGGAACTGCTGCCGGCACTTGCGGAAATGCTGGGAACAACGGTGGACGCGCTGGTGGGATACCGGTCTCCGATTCTGGCTGATTATGAGGCCAGGTATCAGAGCACGGAATACTACTGGGGAATAGAACCCAACCGTCTTTGCTATGACATCCTGCGGATGCGGCCGCCGGTAAAGCCGTATAAGGTGCTGGATATCGGCTGCGGCGAAGGAAAGGATGCCGTATTCCTGGCACGGAACGGTTATCGCGTTTCAGCTATTGATATTGCGGAGAACGGCCTGGAGAAGGGACGTATCCTTGCGGAAAAATGCGGTACCCGCGTGGACTTCTTCAAGGCTGATATCTCTGATTACCGGCTTACGGAAAAATATGACATTATCCTGAGCAGCGGGGTATTTCATTTCCTGCGTCCGGAGATCCGTGAAGAGGTCACGGATAACCTGAAAAAGTTTACGAACGAGGGCGGGATTCACGCACTGAATGTTTTTGTTTCCAAACCTTACCTGAAACGGTCGGGACAGAAAAAAGGAAACCGCTATGAATGGAAGAGCGGTGAACTGTTCTCCTACTATCATGACTGGCATCTGCACCGGATCGACGAAGAACTCTTTGACTGCAACAGCGGAGGAATCCCGCACCAGCATTGTATGGATATCATGGTCGCGGAAAAGAGGCGGTAA
- a CDS encoding HAD-IA family hydrolase — MNTYDFIFFDLDGTLTDSGPGIMNGFAYAIEKMGGKVSDPAELRQFVGPPLKESFERKLGYSPEDSEKAIAFYREYYNDMGGRLQNSVYPGVEGMLAGLKAAGKKLIIATSKGAHGTEIVLEHFGLCPYFDFVAAANDTDRQSKTEVLRYAVQMCGVGDIRKAVMVGDRENDMTAAKNLGMDSIGVLYGYGDRKELTDAGAVLLAASAEEVGNLILAGRDNSQ; from the coding sequence ATGAATACCTATGATTTCATCTTTTTTGACCTGGACGGAACACTGACGGACTCCGGTCCCGGGATCATGAACGGATTTGCCTATGCGATTGAGAAAATGGGAGGGAAGGTATCGGATCCCGCTGAACTGCGTCAGTTTGTCGGCCCTCCGCTGAAGGAGTCCTTTGAAAGAAAACTGGGGTATTCCCCGGAAGACAGTGAGAAGGCTATTGCCTTCTACAGGGAATACTATAACGATATGGGCGGGCGGCTCCAGAACAGCGTATATCCCGGTGTGGAGGGGATGCTTGCCGGCCTGAAGGCCGCCGGAAAGAAACTGATCATAGCGACATCCAAGGGAGCGCATGGAACAGAGATCGTGCTGGAACACTTCGGACTGTGCCCGTATTTTGATTTTGTGGCAGCAGCAAATGACACGGACCGGCAAAGCAAGACAGAGGTGCTCCGGTACGCGGTTCAGATGTGCGGCGTCGGGGATATCCGGAAGGCCGTTATGGTGGGAGACCGGGAGAATGACATGACCGCGGCAAAGAACCTCGGCATGGACAGTATCGGGGTGCTGTACGGATACGGAGACCGGAAGGAACTGACGGATGCCGGTGCGGTACTCCTGGCTGCTTCTGCCGAAGAGGTCGGGAACCTTATCCTTGCGGGCAGAGACAACAGTCAGTAA
- a CDS encoding 5' nucleotidase, NT5C type, whose amino-acid sequence MNIYVDFDDCLCETGRAFSTLAAEMFGIDIPYEHMRFFNLQQAFGLSDEQYDRLLVRGHEPEMLLSFEETPGASKVINEWISLGHNVTVITGRPFSACEPSRAWLDSHGLRDVKLYFLDKYGRENILKNTDFSLNLDDFFRMKFDFAVEDSPLAFRFFDHLPDLKVMVFDRPWNRMPELPGCNYRRCPDWETIRANVAAQPGDLY is encoded by the coding sequence GTGAACATTTACGTTGATTTTGATGACTGCCTGTGTGAAACAGGAAGGGCTTTTTCCACGCTTGCCGCTGAGATGTTCGGTATAGATATCCCCTACGAGCATATGCGTTTTTTCAACCTTCAGCAGGCCTTTGGTCTGTCTGACGAACAGTATGACAGGCTGCTCGTCAGAGGCCACGAACCGGAGATGCTTCTGTCCTTTGAAGAGACACCCGGTGCGTCAAAGGTCATCAATGAATGGATCAGCCTGGGCCATAATGTGACGGTGATCACCGGCCGTCCTTTCAGCGCCTGTGAACCCTCCCGCGCATGGCTCGACAGCCATGGCCTCCGGGATGTAAAACTATACTTCCTGGATAAATACGGCAGGGAAAATATTTTAAAAAACACAGATTTCAGTCTTAATCTTGATGATTTCTTCCGGATGAAATTCGATTTCGCGGTGGAAGACTCTCCCCTGGCTTTCCGGTTTTTCGATCATCTGCCGGATCTGAAGGTCATGGTCTTTGACAGGCCGTGGAACCGGATGCCGGAGCTTCCGGGCTGCAACTACCGCAGGTGTCCCGACTGGGAAACCATCAGGGCAAATGTAGCCGCGCAGCCGGGCGATCTTTACTGA